One genomic segment of Sparus aurata chromosome 24, fSpaAur1.1, whole genome shotgun sequence includes these proteins:
- the pou3f3b gene encoding POU domain, class 3, transcription factor 3-B — MATAASNPYLASNSILSSGSIVHSDSGGGSMQPGSAAVTSGSGGYRGDPSVKMVQSDFMQGAMAASNGGHMLSHAHQWVTSLPHAAAAAAAAAVAAAEAGSPWSSSPVGMTGSPQQQDVKNSGRDDLHTGTALHHRPPHLAPHQTHAGAWGSTTAAHINSISGGQQQQQSLIYSQPGGFTVNGMLSPGSQSLVHPGLVRGDTPDLDHGSHHHHHHHQHPHHQHHGGVNSHDPHSDDDTPTSDDLEQFAKQFKQRRIKLGFTQADVGLALGTLYGNVFSQTTICRFEALQLSFKNMCKLKPLLNKWLEEADSSTGSPTSIDKIAAQGRKRKKRTSIEVSVKGALESHFLKCPKPSAQEITSLADNLQLEKEVVRVWFCNRRQKEKRMTPPGVAQTPEDVYSQVGNGHFLVDYLKDASEASDQRVTTTSSFHQVILAH, encoded by the exons ATGGCCACCGCGGCTTCCAATCCTTATCTGGCCAGCAATAGCATCTTATCGTCCGGCTCCATCGTGCACTCTGACTCCGGAGGTGGTAGCATGCAGCCGGGCAGTGCTGCGGTGACTTCGGGGTCTGGGGGCTACAGGGGGGACCCCTCGGTCAAGATGGTACAGAGTGACTTTATGCAGGGCGCGATGGCAGCGAGCAACGGGGGACACATGCTGAGCCATGCCCACCAGTGGGTGACGTCTCTCCCGCACGCCGCGGCGGCCGCAGCAGCAGCCGCGGTGGCTGCAGCTGAAGCCGGATCGCCGTGGTCGTCGAGCCCCGTCGGGATGACGGGCAGCCCGCAGCAGCAGGACGTGAAAAACTCCGGCAGAGACGATCTGCACACGGGCACCGCGCTGCACCACAGGCCGCCTCATTTAGCCCCACATCAGACTCACGCCGGGGCTTGGGGGAGCACGACGGCGGCGCACATCAACTCCATTTCCgggggacagcagcagcagcagtcgcTCATCTACTCGCAGCCCGGTGGCTTCACTGTGAACGGGATGCTGAGTCCCGGCAGCCAGAGCCTGGTGCACCCGGGCTTGGTGAGGGGGGACACCCCGGATCTGGACCACGGCagccaccatcaccaccatcaccaccagcaTCCGCATCACCAGCACCACGGCGGCGTCAACAGCCACGACCCGCACTCGGACGACGACACGCCGACCTCGGACGACCTGGAGCAGTTCGCCAAGCAGTTCAAGCAGCGGAGGATCAAACTGGGCTTTACGCAGGCGGACGTCGGCTTGGCGCTGGGCACCCTGTACGGGAACGTTTTCTCGCAGACGACCATCTGCAGATTCGAGGCTCTGCAGCTGAGCTTCAAGAACATGTGCAAGCTGAAGCCTTTGTTAAACAAGTGGCTGGAGGAGGCCGACTCGTCCACCGGCAGCCCCACCAGCATCGACAAGATCGCGGCGCAGGGGAGGAAGCGAAAGAAGCGCACGTCCATCGAGGTGAGCGTCAAGGGGGCTCTGGAGAGCCACTTCCTAAAATGCCCCAAACCCTCGGCGCAGGAGATCACCTCCCTGGCGGACAACTTGCAGCTGGAGAAAGAGGTGGTTAGAGTGTGGTTTTGCAATAGGAGACAGAAGGAAAAGCGGATGACGCCCCCAGGAGTGGCACAGACGCCGGAGGATGTGTACTCTCAGGTCGGCAAT ggGCATTTTTTAGTAGATTACTTAAAAGATGCAAGTGAGGCGAGCGACCAGAGGGTGACAACCACAAGTTCATTCCACCAGGTAATTTTGGcgcattaa